A DNA window from Streptomyces sp. 71268 contains the following coding sequences:
- a CDS encoding LysR family transcriptional regulator — protein MDLEVRHLRFVAAIEAAGSVTKAAASLGVSQPALTAQVRRIERAVGGTLFDRGRHGARPTPLGDVLLPHVRDVLGALEELERAVRHFRNRAGSRTLRLAVRQTPLAARLGDVVGAVCPEDVVDLAVVDRQATVLAALADGTVDLALHVDFPGREPVLPAGVERTVVGSEPMFVMLATDHSLAGRDEVELSELAGSTWLLAVNGDDEFDRHLADQCELAGIGPITVRAYEPLVISQLLRRGDPVAVPAQALDTGLPLIGTVLAVRGAPVRVRHVLLWSKDGPIDAAVAGRVRDGLAAAYRSMVGPMGRVPGWWDRNPGWLGSPEPAPAPDHRAPDTAPDHPAPGTAPDPPPAADHPAPAPAPGTARAGHPPVPYAPGAYSATIRGGVVPHSGWRSSHA, from the coding sequence ATGGACCTGGAGGTGCGGCACCTGCGGTTCGTCGCGGCGATCGAGGCGGCGGGCAGCGTCACCAAGGCGGCGGCGAGCCTGGGCGTGTCGCAACCGGCGCTGACGGCGCAGGTGCGACGGATCGAACGCGCCGTCGGCGGCACCCTCTTCGACCGTGGCCGGCACGGCGCGCGCCCCACGCCGCTCGGCGACGTACTGCTGCCGCACGTGCGCGACGTGCTCGGCGCGCTGGAGGAACTGGAGCGCGCCGTACGGCACTTCCGCAACCGCGCCGGCTCGCGCACGCTGCGGCTCGCCGTCCGCCAGACGCCGCTGGCCGCCCGGCTCGGCGACGTCGTCGGCGCGGTGTGCCCCGAAGACGTGGTGGACCTGGCGGTGGTGGACCGGCAGGCGACGGTGCTCGCCGCGCTCGCCGACGGCACCGTGGACCTTGCCCTGCACGTGGACTTCCCCGGCCGGGAGCCCGTCCTGCCGGCCGGTGTCGAGCGCACCGTCGTCGGCTCCGAACCCATGTTTGTCATGCTCGCGACCGATCACTCGTTGGCCGGCCGGGACGAGGTGGAGCTGTCCGAACTGGCCGGCTCCACCTGGCTGCTCGCGGTCAACGGCGACGATGAGTTTGACCGACACCTGGCGGACCAGTGCGAGCTGGCCGGCATCGGGCCCATCACCGTGCGGGCGTACGAGCCGCTGGTCATCAGCCAGTTGCTGCGGCGCGGCGACCCCGTCGCCGTGCCCGCGCAGGCCCTCGACACCGGCCTGCCGCTGATCGGCACGGTGCTCGCGGTCCGTGGGGCGCCGGTGCGGGTGCGGCACGTCCTGCTGTGGTCGAAGGACGGGCCGATCGACGCCGCCGTGGCCGGCCGCGTCCGCGACGGCCTCGCCGCCGCCTACCGCTCCATGGTCGGCCCCATGGGCCGCGTCCCCGGCTGGTGGGACCGGAACCCGGGCTGGCTCGGCTCGCCCGAACCGGCCCCGGCACCCGACCACCGGGCCCCGGACACGGCCCCCGACCACCCGGCCCCGGGCACGGCCCCCGACCCGCCACCGGCGGCGGACCACCCCGCGCCGGCCCCGGCCCCCGGGACCGCCCGCGCGGGCCACCCGCCCGTGCCCTACGCCCCCGGCGCGTACTCCGCCACCATCCGCGGGGGCGTCGTCCCCCACTCCGGGTGGCGCTCCAGCCACGCCTGA